A single region of the Gammaproteobacteria bacterium genome encodes:
- the tal gene encoding transaldolase, with translation MNHLKQLSSHGQSVWLDFIRRKLLSSGELARLIADDGLRGLTSNPAIFEKAIGGSNDYDATLETFVDLGIHDPRQIFEALAVTDIQHAADLFLGVYHECQATDGYVSLEVSPQLANDASATISEARRLWAAVNRPNLMIKVPGTASSLTAIRRLIGEGINVNVTLLFSRAAYREVARAFIDGIADLIKQGGDPRHVASVASFFISRIDAQVDAEIETRVAGGDPDAAGLQALTGKLAIANAKLAYQDYLELFSSDRWEAIAAQGAQTQRLLWASTGTKNPSYRDTLYVDELIGEHTVNTMPPATMDAFRDHGAAADTLSHRVEQAREQIKAAAKLAIPLEAITDRLVREGIKQFEDADAKLIAAVQAKVDAIRSGKSTEPLHG, from the coding sequence ATGAACCATCTCAAGCAGCTTTCCTCCCACGGCCAATCCGTCTGGCTGGACTTCATCCGCCGCAAATTGCTGAGTTCCGGCGAGCTGGCGCGCCTGATCGCGGACGACGGCCTGCGCGGTCTCACGTCCAATCCCGCGATCTTCGAGAAGGCCATCGGCGGCAGCAACGACTACGACGCCACGCTGGAAACCTTTGTCGATCTCGGCATCCATGATCCGCGTCAGATCTTCGAAGCGCTGGCGGTGACGGACATCCAGCATGCCGCCGATCTGTTCCTGGGCGTCTATCACGAGTGCCAGGCGACCGACGGTTACGTCAGTCTGGAAGTCTCACCGCAGCTCGCCAACGATGCCAGCGCGACCATCAGCGAAGCCCGCCGCCTCTGGGCCGCCGTGAATCGGCCCAATCTGATGATCAAGGTTCCGGGCACGGCCAGCAGCCTCACGGCGATCCGGCGCCTGATCGGCGAAGGCATCAACGTCAATGTGACGCTGCTGTTCTCACGGGCCGCGTACCGCGAAGTGGCGCGCGCCTTCATTGACGGCATCGCCGACCTCATCAAACAGGGGGGCGATCCCCGCCACGTCGCCAGCGTTGCCAGCTTCTTCATCAGCCGCATCGATGCACAGGTGGACGCGGAGATCGAAACGCGCGTCGCTGGTGGAGACCCGGATGCCGCCGGTCTGCAAGCGCTCACCGGCAAACTCGCGATCGCCAATGCCAAGCTTGCGTACCAGGACTATCTCGAACTGTTCTCCAGCGACCGCTGGGAAGCCATCGCGGCACAGGGTGCGCAGACCCAACGTCTGCTATGGGCCAGCACCGGCACCAAGAATCCGAGCTACCGCGACACGCTCTACGTGGACGAACTGATCGGCGAGCACACCGTCAACACCATGCCGCCGGCGACAATGGACGCATTCCGCGACCATGGTGCCGCGGCCGATACCCTGTCCCATCGCGTCGAACAGGCGCGCGAACAGATCAAGGCCGCCGCCAAACTCGCGATTCCGCTTGAGGCGATCACGGACCGCTTGGTGCGTGAAGGCATCAAGCAGTTCGAGGATGCCGACGCCAAGCTGATCGCCGCGGTGCAGGCCAAGGTCGATGCGATCCGTTCGGGCAAGAGCACGGAACCCCTGCACGGCTGA
- a CDS encoding DUF1134 domain-containing protein yields MHKRICVRLPRLLPAVLLLALMPLSAWAQDATNDPEPAAQAEPADTYSQKEVMDAARGFFGNVTEGLAKGVERVFQDLGEPVGYIAGEEVSGAIAVGLRYGQGSLNYKSGGQMPVYWTGPSIGFDLGGNASKVFTLVYDLERTADLFQRFPAVDGSYYFVAGVGVNYQRTDGITLAPIRTGVGLRAGASIGYMNYTRKKTWNPL; encoded by the coding sequence ATGCACAAGCGAATCTGCGTACGTCTGCCCCGGCTGCTGCCAGCGGTGCTGCTGCTCGCACTGATGCCACTGTCGGCCTGGGCACAGGATGCAACGAACGATCCGGAGCCGGCAGCGCAGGCCGAGCCCGCCGACACCTATTCCCAGAAAGAGGTGATGGACGCGGCGCGCGGGTTTTTCGGCAACGTCACCGAGGGGCTCGCCAAGGGCGTCGAGCGCGTGTTCCAGGATCTGGGTGAACCGGTGGGGTATATCGCCGGCGAAGAAGTCAGCGGTGCCATTGCCGTCGGCCTGCGCTACGGTCAGGGTTCGCTGAACTACAAGTCCGGGGGGCAGATGCCGGTGTACTGGACCGGTCCCTCGATCGGCTTCGATCTTGGCGGAAACGCGTCCAAGGTGTTCACGCTGGTTTATGACCTCGAACGCACGGCCGATCTTTTTCAGCGTTTCCCGGCCGTGGATGGCAGCTACTATTTCGTGGCCGGCGTCGGCGTCAACTATCAACGCACCGATGGCATCACCCTGGCCCCGATCCGCACCGGTGTCGGGCTGCGCGCCGGGGCCTCGATTGGCTACATGAACTACACGCGCAAGAAGACCTGGAATCCCTTGTAG
- the putA gene encoding bifunctional proline dehydrogenase/L-glutamate gamma-semialdehyde dehydrogenase PutA, translating to MNEPLAPSFIHSSRLPERDPLRAAVSEHWFADETALVHKLMGIAELPEPLRSQTQERAASWVAAVRGEAENVSALDSFMQEYDLSSDEGVLLMCLAEALLRIPDDDTAEALIADKLSEADWESHLGRSDSLFVNASTWGLMLTGRLVRLSPQTTGNFRASFNRLIGKSSEPVIRMAVRQAMKLMGHQFVIGRSIAEALDESRSKAHRAYLHSFDMLGEAALNASDARRYLQSYHDAIQAIGKRAGVETELLRRPGISVKLSALHPRYEVAQRERVLAELVPNLLALAQEAKRHRIGLTVDAEEADRLELSLDVFEAVYRDVTLSGWNGFGLAVQAFQKRALPVIEWLEALAASVGRQIPVRLVKGAYWDTEIKRAQEQGLAGYPVFTRKPNTDVSYLACARRLLAARTHFYPQLATHNAHTVAAVRSYAGDDAGYEFQRLHGMGEALYEAVMRDIPVPVRIYAPVGSHEDLLPYLVRRLLENGANSSFVNRIYDENVPPEQLVLDPVEQVQQYPVIPNPAIALPQALYGSSRLNSSGVNFASEPEASALAEALSTAPLPSRADSLTHNAINSKRSPLPVFNPADRRAVLGQWCPFEPDDLGEVVAAAWQAQPRWNAMPVESRAQLLERAADRLEARRPEFLAALVREAGKGLPDAVAEVREAVDFLRYYAQQARRLMTAPDVLPGPTGEHNELQLAGRGVFVCISPWNFPLAIFTGQIAAALVAGNTVVAKPAEQTNLVAMMMVRLMLDAGIPDDVLQCVLGEGDVGAALCQHPLIAGVAFTGSVAVAQTINRTLAARPGAIASLIAETGGQNAMIADSSALPEQVVKDVITAAFQSAGQRCSALRVLYVQQEIADKVIGMLRGAMQELVVGDPAWLATDVGPVIDPEAQASLMTHVDAVAGLGRLIVRLPLSMRCEHGSFVPPTAVEIDSIKQLDAEHFGPILHVIRYSGRKLDQIIEDINNTGFGLTLGVHSRIEKTWRRVRALARVGNCYVNRNQIGAVVGVQPFGGEGLSGTGPKAGGPHYLLRFITERTLTVNTSAIGGNARLLAASGDG from the coding sequence TGATGTGCCTGGCCGAGGCCTTGCTGCGCATCCCGGACGACGACACCGCCGAAGCGCTGATCGCGGACAAGTTGTCCGAGGCGGACTGGGAGTCCCACCTCGGGCGTTCGGACTCCCTGTTCGTCAATGCCTCGACCTGGGGGCTGATGCTGACCGGGCGTCTGGTGCGCCTGTCGCCGCAAACCACGGGAAATTTTCGAGCTTCGTTCAATCGCCTGATCGGAAAGTCCAGCGAACCGGTGATCCGCATGGCGGTGCGCCAGGCGATGAAGCTGATGGGTCACCAGTTCGTGATCGGGCGCAGCATTGCCGAGGCTCTGGACGAGTCTCGTAGCAAGGCGCACCGCGCCTACCTGCACTCGTTCGACATGCTCGGTGAGGCGGCGCTCAACGCCAGCGACGCCAGGCGCTACCTGCAGTCCTACCATGATGCGATTCAGGCGATCGGCAAGCGTGCCGGCGTCGAAACCGAGTTGCTGCGCCGGCCGGGTATCTCGGTGAAGCTGTCGGCGCTGCATCCGCGCTATGAGGTGGCGCAGCGCGAGCGAGTGCTCGCCGAACTGGTGCCGAACCTGCTGGCGCTGGCGCAGGAAGCCAAGCGACACCGGATCGGCTTGACCGTGGATGCGGAGGAAGCCGATCGCCTGGAGCTGTCGCTGGACGTCTTCGAGGCGGTCTATCGTGATGTGACGCTGAGCGGCTGGAACGGTTTCGGTCTCGCAGTCCAGGCCTTTCAGAAGCGTGCTTTGCCGGTCATCGAATGGCTGGAGGCGCTGGCGGCGAGCGTGGGCCGTCAGATCCCGGTGCGACTGGTCAAGGGCGCTTATTGGGATACCGAAATCAAGCGGGCCCAGGAGCAGGGCCTGGCCGGCTACCCAGTGTTCACGCGCAAGCCCAACACCGATGTTTCGTACCTGGCCTGCGCGCGCCGTCTGCTGGCGGCACGCACGCACTTCTATCCGCAGCTGGCCACGCACAACGCCCATACCGTCGCCGCCGTACGCAGCTACGCGGGCGACGATGCCGGCTACGAATTCCAGCGCCTGCACGGCATGGGCGAAGCGCTGTACGAAGCGGTGATGCGCGACATTCCGGTGCCGGTGCGGATCTATGCCCCGGTCGGTTCACACGAGGATCTGCTGCCGTACCTGGTGCGTCGCCTGCTGGAGAACGGCGCCAACAGCTCATTCGTCAACCGAATCTATGACGAGAACGTGCCGCCGGAGCAACTGGTGCTCGATCCGGTCGAGCAGGTGCAGCAGTATCCCGTGATCCCGAATCCGGCGATCGCCCTTCCCCAGGCGCTCTACGGCAGTTCGCGACTCAATTCGAGCGGTGTCAACTTCGCGTCCGAGCCGGAGGCCTCGGCGCTGGCCGAAGCTTTGAGCACAGCGCCGCTTCCATCGCGAGCGGACTCACTGACGCACAACGCGATCAACTCGAAACGCAGTCCGCTGCCGGTGTTCAATCCGGCAGACCGGCGCGCGGTGCTCGGGCAATGGTGCCCGTTCGAACCGGACGACCTCGGCGAGGTCGTCGCGGCGGCCTGGCAGGCGCAGCCGCGCTGGAATGCAATGCCGGTGGAGTCGCGCGCGCAATTGCTGGAGCGCGCGGCCGACCGGCTGGAGGCGCGCCGCCCGGAGTTTCTGGCGGCCCTGGTGCGAGAGGCCGGCAAGGGCTTGCCAGATGCAGTGGCCGAGGTCCGCGAGGCGGTGGATTTCCTGCGTTACTACGCCCAGCAGGCGCGTCGCCTGATGACCGCGCCGGACGTGTTGCCGGGCCCCACCGGTGAGCACAACGAACTGCAGTTGGCCGGCCGCGGCGTGTTCGTCTGCATCTCGCCATGGAATTTCCCGCTGGCGATCTTCACCGGGCAGATCGCGGCGGCGCTGGTTGCCGGCAACACCGTGGTCGCCAAGCCGGCCGAGCAGACCAACCTCGTCGCCATGATGATGGTGCGGCTGATGCTGGATGCCGGCATCCCGGACGACGTGCTGCAATGCGTGCTCGGCGAAGGCGACGTCGGTGCAGCGCTGTGCCAGCATCCCTTGATCGCCGGCGTGGCATTTACCGGGTCAGTGGCTGTGGCGCAGACCATCAACCGCACACTGGCCGCGCGCCCGGGCGCGATCGCTAGCCTGATCGCGGAGACCGGGGGGCAGAACGCGATGATCGCCGATTCCAGCGCGTTGCCGGAACAGGTCGTGAAAGACGTGATTACGGCAGCGTTTCAGTCCGCCGGTCAGCGCTGTTCGGCCTTGCGCGTGCTCTATGTGCAACAGGAAATCGCCGATAAGGTGATCGGCATGCTGCGCGGCGCGATGCAGGAACTGGTGGTGGGCGATCCTGCCTGGCTGGCGACCGACGTGGGCCCGGTCATCGACCCGGAGGCACAGGCCTCGCTGATGACGCACGTGGACGCTGTGGCCGGGCTCGGCCGCCTGATCGTGCGATTGCCACTGTCGATGCGCTGTGAGCACGGCAGTTTTGTGCCGCCGACCGCCGTGGAGATCGATTCGATCAAGCAACTCGACGCCGAGCACTTCGGCCCGATTCTGCACGTGATCCGCTACTCCGGGCGCAAGCTCGATCAGATCATCGAGGACATCAACAACACCGGCTTCGGGCTGACCCTGGGTGTGCACAGCCGCATCGAGAAGACCTGGCGGCGGGTGCGCGCCCTGGCGCGCGTCGGCAACTGTTACGTCAACCGCAATCAGATCGGCGCAGTGGTCGGCGTGCAGCCGTTCGGCGGGGAAGGTCTGTCCGGCACCGGCCCCAAGGCCGGCGGGCCGCATTATCTGTTGCGCTTCATCACGGAACGCACCCTGACGGTGAATACGTCGGCGATCGGCGGCAACGCCCGTCTGCTTGCGGCGAGTGGTGACGGCTGA
- a CDS encoding phosphoadenylyl-sulfate reductase → MTVSAPLIAEREVDVATDRAPFDAKRVAQLNAEYAPLDFNARIERLYRDFDPDKVLVTSSFAATSAYFLHIISTIRRQQPIAFIDTGYHFPKTLEYRDYLVERFGLTVFDVRAEDWKHQFTQQEKTYERDPDFCCSINKTEPLDAIKPRYQVWVSSLMRWQTDHRSGLELFELRRGLLKFNPMIDVSREQRDAYIRDHALPFHPMVAQGYSSIGCTHCTVAGEGRSGRWQGKPKTECGLHL, encoded by the coding sequence ATGACTGTTTCCGCACCACTGATCGCCGAACGTGAAGTCGATGTCGCCACCGATCGCGCGCCTTTCGATGCGAAGCGCGTGGCGCAGCTCAATGCCGAATACGCGCCGCTGGACTTCAACGCCCGGATCGAGCGCCTGTATCGAGATTTCGATCCGGACAAGGTCTTGGTCACCTCCTCATTTGCCGCGACCTCGGCCTATTTTCTGCACATCATCTCGACGATCCGTCGGCAGCAGCCGATCGCCTTCATCGATACCGGCTATCACTTTCCTAAGACCCTGGAGTATCGGGATTATCTGGTCGAGCGCTTTGGTCTGACGGTGTTCGACGTGCGCGCCGAGGACTGGAAGCACCAGTTCACACAGCAGGAAAAGACCTACGAACGCGACCCGGATTTCTGCTGCTCGATCAACAAGACCGAGCCGCTGGACGCGATCAAGCCGCGATACCAAGTGTGGGTCTCAAGCCTGATGCGCTGGCAGACCGACCATCGTTCAGGACTGGAACTGTTCGAGCTGCGGCGCGGCCTGCTCAAGTTCAACCCGATGATCGACGTCAGCCGCGAGCAGCGCGACGCCTACATCCGCGATCACGCGCTGCCGTTTCATCCGATGGTGGCGCAGGGCTACTCGTCGATCGGTTGCACGCATTGCACGGTGGCCGGCGAAGGTCGCAGCGGTCGCTGGCAGGGCAAGCCCAAGACCGAGTGCGGCCTGCACCTTTGA
- a CDS encoding heme ABC transporter ATP-binding protein, whose protein sequence is MAKPCEGKTLSLVAEQLHCRAGERSLLHDVSLRLTPGEVHAVLGPNGAGKSTLLKALSGELRPQAGRVELNGQALDAMPPRERARHRAVLPQLDRLRFGFKAEQVVSMGRQPCLRHGPVREREIVLSALDAAGVRALAQRRYTTLSGGERARVQFARVLAQIWEPLPSGPRYLLLDEPTASLDLAHQHRLMMTARRFAADGVGVLAVLHDPNLALRYADRVSLLRDGRVLAGGAPAAVMDAAHLHRLYGIEVDIVEVPGQRGWIVPRTPGDTASD, encoded by the coding sequence ATGGCGAAACCCTGTGAGGGCAAGACGCTGAGCCTGGTCGCGGAGCAACTGCATTGCCGAGCCGGTGAGCGCAGCCTGCTGCACGACGTCTCGCTGCGCCTCACGCCCGGCGAAGTGCATGCGGTGCTCGGCCCCAACGGCGCCGGCAAGTCCACGCTACTGAAGGCCTTGAGCGGCGAACTGCGTCCCCAGGCGGGGCGCGTTGAGCTCAATGGCCAGGCGCTGGACGCGATGCCGCCGCGCGAACGTGCCCGGCACCGGGCGGTGCTGCCGCAACTGGACCGCTTGCGCTTCGGCTTCAAGGCCGAGCAGGTGGTCTCGATGGGCCGCCAGCCCTGCCTTCGGCACGGACCCGTGCGCGAGCGCGAGATCGTGCTCTCGGCCCTGGACGCTGCGGGCGTTCGCGCGCTGGCGCAGCGCCGCTATACGACGCTGTCCGGCGGCGAACGAGCGCGAGTGCAATTCGCCCGGGTGCTGGCGCAGATCTGGGAACCGCTGCCGTCCGGGCCGCGCTATCTGCTGCTCGACGAACCCACGGCCAGCCTCGATCTGGCCCACCAGCATCGCCTGATGATGACCGCGCGACGCTTCGCTGCTGATGGCGTGGGCGTCCTCGCCGTGCTGCACGACCCCAATCTTGCGCTGCGCTACGCCGACCGCGTCAGCCTGCTTCGCGACGGTCGTGTTCTGGCCGGCGGCGCGCCAGCAGCGGTGATGGATGCGGCGCACCTGCACCGGCTCTACGGCATCGAGGTCGACATCGTCGAAGTGCCCGGCCAACGGGGCTGGATCGTGCCACGAACGCCTGGCGACACCGCCTCCGACTGA
- a CDS encoding sulfurtransferase — MRELTPQELQGILKDPDLVLLDVRMPEEFEIASLPGSLHIPMPEVPNRLGDLNPGSRIVVLCHHGIRSERVARLLERSGFTDVSHLVGGLDRWADEVDPSMPRY; from the coding sequence ATGCGAGAACTGACCCCCCAGGAGCTTCAGGGAATTCTCAAGGATCCGGACCTCGTTCTGCTCGACGTCCGCATGCCCGAGGAGTTCGAAATTGCCAGCCTTCCCGGCAGCTTGCACATTCCGATGCCGGAAGTGCCGAATCGGCTCGGCGACCTAAACCCAGGCTCGCGCATCGTTGTCCTATGCCATCACGGAATCCGCAGCGAACGCGTGGCACGCTTGTTGGAACGCAGTGGATTTACGGATGTCAGTCATCTGGTCGGCGGTCTTGATCGCTGGGCGGACGAGGTCGATCCTTCGATGCCGCGCTACTGA
- a CDS encoding TolC family outer membrane protein, with translation MRLIFSLLGLLATPGLAVASDLVDIYDLAVQNDTQLEAQAHALDAALQSKPIARSNLFPQLTGSGSIGRQRNEITTSVNGQDVTSSSSSDPYSYGLSLSQVVYDHSMWVRLRQANDTIASAQADYAAARQDLVLRVAQAYFDVLASRDTLRFSQAENEAVSRQLEQSKQRFDVGLAAITDVQEAQARYDLTVANALQAEQDLSTARQALAQIIKVRELPLARLQDEIPLPAPTPDDPEAWVDAALDDNLSLLSAKIQSEIARKDINISKSGHYPTLSIDGSQRYSEVSGFNSGEQESSSISLNLNVPIFSGFGVRADVRRASSVYEQRRSELEGTERQVERDTRVAYQGVITGSARVKALKQAVVSNQTAYEASDVGLQVGTRTNVDVLDAQQQLYSAQRDYARARYDYLISVLQLKAAAGRLGENDLVEINRLLIDEN, from the coding sequence ATGCGTTTGATCTTCAGCCTGCTCGGCTTGCTGGCCACACCTGGCCTGGCCGTGGCATCCGACCTTGTCGACATCTACGATCTGGCAGTACAGAACGACACGCAGCTGGAGGCGCAGGCGCATGCCTTGGATGCCGCGCTGCAGTCCAAGCCGATTGCACGGTCCAACCTGTTTCCGCAGCTGACCGGCTCCGGCTCCATCGGCCGGCAGCGCAACGAAATCACGACCTCCGTCAACGGCCAGGACGTGACCTCGTCGTCCAGCAGCGATCCGTACTCTTACGGTCTGTCACTGTCTCAGGTGGTCTACGATCACTCGATGTGGGTTCGCCTGCGGCAGGCCAATGACACTATCGCCTCTGCCCAGGCGGACTACGCCGCCGCACGCCAGGATCTGGTGCTGCGTGTCGCACAGGCGTACTTCGATGTGCTCGCATCCCGCGATACGCTGCGATTTTCGCAAGCCGAAAACGAAGCAGTCTCACGGCAGCTGGAACAGTCCAAGCAACGCTTCGATGTCGGCTTGGCGGCAATCACCGACGTGCAGGAAGCGCAGGCGCGTTATGACTTGACCGTAGCCAACGCCCTGCAGGCCGAACAGGATCTGTCGACGGCGCGGCAGGCATTGGCCCAGATCATCAAGGTGCGCGAGCTGCCGCTGGCGCGGCTGCAGGATGAGATCCCCTTGCCGGCACCGACACCCGATGACCCCGAAGCCTGGGTCGACGCGGCACTCGATGACAATCTCAGCCTGCTGTCCGCCAAGATTCAGTCGGAGATCGCGCGCAAGGACATCAACATCAGCAAGTCGGGACACTACCCCACGCTGTCCATTGATGGCTCGCAGCGCTACAGCGAAGTCTCGGGGTTCAATAGCGGCGAGCAGGAATCGTCATCGATCTCGCTGAATCTCAATGTTCCGATCTTCTCCGGCTTCGGCGTTCGCGCCGACGTGCGCCGCGCCAGCAGTGTCTACGAACAGCGCCGCTCCGAACTCGAGGGCACGGAACGTCAGGTCGAGCGAGATACGCGCGTGGCCTATCAGGGCGTGATCACCGGCAGCGCACGCGTCAAGGCGCTCAAGCAGGCCGTGGTCTCGAACCAGACGGCCTACGAAGCCAGCGATGTCGGTCTGCAGGTCGGCACGCGAACCAACGTCGATGTGCTCGATGCGCAGCAGCAGCTCTACAGCGCGCAGCGCGACTACGCGCGAGCACGCTATGACTACCTGATCAGTGTGCTTCAGCTCAAGGCCGCGGCCGGACGGCTCGGTGAGAACGACCTCGTCGAGATCAATCGGCTGCTGATCGACGAAAACTGA